From a region of the Drosophila virilis strain 15010-1051.87 chromosome 3, Dvir_AGI_RSII-ME, whole genome shotgun sequence genome:
- the ebd2 gene encoding uncharacterized protein ebd2 — translation MASSSAAMDTATATTTTKRGNNKSKGGKEKSRRNERNILTFYEKIAVIRYYDETNISRNSLAKMFHCCATQIRRILEKKRELLQQLATLSEADASIIIEEMTRKRRKFEMSAISFLLHEWVERCRQLRLGVSITNHTLKETALKMAAVLKLPAFRPSYRWLNRFRSKYKYEEDELGYTGPCPVASVLPLEQIIVEFKQALPNFMQKELADIDLDGKMGVITPELVNLSSDNSEISDAEDLDDDGIEMVTCEPSVLPSPASTSDGEDEPPMPQLPQQLDGDASISLGACTLLGSVFPHLAVIHQFALMNSDVQALELISQLGVHMQQQATTGAYHVLSLPINGETPALPAPELPPGSIYADIDDIELIE, via the exons ATGGCGAGCAGTTCAGCAGCCATGGACACAGCGAcggcaacaactacaacaaaaagaggcaacaacaagagcaaagGG ggcaaGGAAAAATCGCGTCGCAATGAGCGCAACATTTTGACTTTCTATGAGAAAATTGCGGTTATACGTTATTACGATGAGACGAACATTTCGCGCAACAGCCTGGCCAAGATGTTCCATTGCTGTGCAACCCAAATACGTCGCATTCTGGAGAAGAAACgtgagctgctgcagcagctggcgacACTCAGCGAGGCGGATGCCTCCATCATTATTGAGGAGATGACGCGCAAGCGCCGCAAGTTCGAGATGAGCGCCATCAGCTTTCTGCTGCACGAATGGGTGGAGCGCTGCCGCCAGCTGCGCCTCGGCGTCAGCATAACGAACCACACGCTGAAGGAGACGGCCCTCAAGATGGCTGCGGTGCTCAAATTGCCAGCCTTTAGACCATCCTATCGCTGGCTAAATCGTTTTCGCAGCAAGTACAAGTACGAGGAGGATGAACTGGGCTACACGGGCCCTTGTCCGGTGGCGAGTGTGCTGCCCCTGGAGCAGATTATAGTGGAGTTCAAGCAAGCGCTGCCCAATTTCATGCAAAAGGAGCTCGCCGACATTGACTTGGATGGCAAGATGGGCGTAATAACTCCTGAATTGGTCAACTTGTCAAGCGATAACAGCGAAATCTCCGATGCGGAGGACCTAGACGATGATGGTATCGAAATGGTGACCTGTGAGCCCAGTGTGCTGCCTTCGCCGGCCAGCACATCGGATGGCGAGGACGAGCCGCCAATGCCACAACTGCCGCAACAGCTGGACGGAGATGCCTCGATTAGTCTGGGTGCCTGCACGCTGCTGGGCAGCGTCTTTCCCCACTTGGCCGTCATACACCAATTCGCACTGATGAACTCCGATGTGCAGGCATTGGAGCTGATCTCACAGCTGGGCGTGCACATGCAGCAGCAAGCAACAACTGGCGCCTATCACGTCCTATCGCTGCCCATAAATGGCGAAACGCCGGCTTTGCCAGCCCCGGAGCTGCCGCCGGGCAGCATTTATGCGGACATAGATGACATCGAGTTGATTGAATAG